The following are encoded in a window of Poecile atricapillus isolate bPoeAtr1 chromosome 3, bPoeAtr1.hap1, whole genome shotgun sequence genomic DNA:
- the VEGFA gene encoding vascular endothelial growth factor A, long form isoform X9 yields the protein MNFLLTWIHWGLAALLYLQSAELSKAAPALGDGERKPNEVIKFLEVYERSFCRTIETLVDIFQEYPDEVEYIFKPSCVPLMRCAGCCGDEGLECVPVDVYNVTMEIMRIKPHQSQHISHMSFLQHSKCDCRPKKDVKNKQEKKSKRGRGKGQKRKRKKGRYKPLSFHCEPCSERRKHLFVQDPQTCKCSCKFTDSRCKSRQLELNERTCRCEKPRR from the exons TTGTCGAAAGCTGCGCCCGCTCTGGGGGATGGGGAGCGGAAACCCAATGAAG TTATCAAATTCCTGGAAGTCTACGAACGCAGCTTCTGCAGGACTATTGAGACCCTGGTGGACATTTTCCAGGAGTACCCTGATGAGGTGGAGTACATATTCAAGCCATCCTGTGTGCCTCTGATGAGATGTGCGGGTTGCTGCGGCGATGAGGGCCTAGAATGTGTCCCTGTGGATGTGTACAACGTCACAATGGAG ATCATGAGAATTAAACCCCATCAGAGTCAGCACATATCACACATGAGCTTCTTACAGCACAGTAAATGTGACTGCAG ACCAAAGAAAGATgtcaaaaacaaacaagaaaa aaaatcAAAGCGAGGAAGGGGGAAGGGTCAAAAGAGAAAGCGCAAGAAAGGCCGGTACAAACCACTCAGCTT TCACTGTGAGCCTTGCTCAGAGAGGAGAAAGCACTTGTTTGTACAAGATCCCCAGACCTGTAAATGTTCCTGCAAATTCACAGACTCACGTTGCAAGTCGAGGCAGCTTGAGTTAAACGAGCGCACTTGCAG ATGTGAAAAACCAAGACGGTGA
- the VEGFA gene encoding vascular endothelial growth factor A, long form isoform X2: MNFLLTWIHWGLAALLYLQSAELSKAAPALGDGERKPNEVIKFLEVYERSFCRTIETLVDIFQEYPDEVEYIFKPSCVPLMRCAGCCGDEGLECVPVDVYNVTMEIMRIKPHQSQHISHMSFLQHSKCDCRPKKDVKNKQEKWSQKLRSDGPSFIPQTWTLHDPWPWQSLLMLFPESGKSRRVCAAGMDSRKSKRGRGKGQKRKRKKGRYKPLSLCEKPRR, from the exons TTGTCGAAAGCTGCGCCCGCTCTGGGGGATGGGGAGCGGAAACCCAATGAAG TTATCAAATTCCTGGAAGTCTACGAACGCAGCTTCTGCAGGACTATTGAGACCCTGGTGGACATTTTCCAGGAGTACCCTGATGAGGTGGAGTACATATTCAAGCCATCCTGTGTGCCTCTGATGAGATGTGCGGGTTGCTGCGGCGATGAGGGCCTAGAATGTGTCCCTGTGGATGTGTACAACGTCACAATGGAG ATCATGAGAATTAAACCCCATCAGAGTCAGCACATATCACACATGAGCTTCTTACAGCACAGTAAATGTGACTGCAG ACCAAAGAAAGATgtcaaaaacaaacaagaaaa GTGGTCACAGAAACTCAGATCTGATGGTCCTTCCTTCATACCCCAGACATGGACCTTGCATGACCCATGGCCATGGCAGTCACTCCTAATGCTTTTTCCCGAGTCAGGGAAGTCCCGTcgtgtctgtgctgctggaatGGATTCAAG aaaatcAAAGCGAGGAAGGGGGAAGGGTCAAAAGAGAAAGCGCAAGAAAGGCCGGTACAAACCACTCAGCTT ATGTGAAAAACCAAGACGGTGA
- the VEGFA gene encoding vascular endothelial growth factor A, long form isoform X8: MNFLLTWIHWGLAALLYLQSAELSKAAPALGDGERKPNEVIKFLEVYERSFCRTIETLVDIFQEYPDEVEYIFKPSCVPLMRCAGCCGDEGLECVPVDVYNVTMEIMRIKPHQSQHISHMSFLQHSKCDCRPKKDVKNKQEKWSQKLRSDGPSFIPQTWTLHDPWPWQSLLMLFPESGKSRRVCAAGMDSRKSKRGRGKGQKRKRKKGRYKPLSFHCEPCSERRKHLFVQDPQTCKCSCKFTDSRCKSRQLELNERTCRCEKPRR; encoded by the exons TTGTCGAAAGCTGCGCCCGCTCTGGGGGATGGGGAGCGGAAACCCAATGAAG TTATCAAATTCCTGGAAGTCTACGAACGCAGCTTCTGCAGGACTATTGAGACCCTGGTGGACATTTTCCAGGAGTACCCTGATGAGGTGGAGTACATATTCAAGCCATCCTGTGTGCCTCTGATGAGATGTGCGGGTTGCTGCGGCGATGAGGGCCTAGAATGTGTCCCTGTGGATGTGTACAACGTCACAATGGAG ATCATGAGAATTAAACCCCATCAGAGTCAGCACATATCACACATGAGCTTCTTACAGCACAGTAAATGTGACTGCAG ACCAAAGAAAGATgtcaaaaacaaacaagaaaa GTGGTCACAGAAACTCAGATCTGATGGTCCTTCCTTCATACCCCAGACATGGACCTTGCATGACCCATGGCCATGGCAGTCACTCCTAATGCTTTTTCCCGAGTCAGGGAAGTCCCGTcgtgtctgtgctgctggaatGGATTCAAG aaaatcAAAGCGAGGAAGGGGGAAGGGTCAAAAGAGAAAGCGCAAGAAAGGCCGGTACAAACCACTCAGCTT TCACTGTGAGCCTTGCTCAGAGAGGAGAAAGCACTTGTTTGTACAAGATCCCCAGACCTGTAAATGTTCCTGCAAATTCACAGACTCACGTTGCAAGTCGAGGCAGCTTGAGTTAAACGAGCGCACTTGCAG ATGTGAAAAACCAAGACGGTGA
- the VEGFA gene encoding vascular endothelial growth factor A, long form isoform X3 gives MNFLLTWIHWGLAALLYLQSAELSKAAPALGDGERKPNEVIKFLEVYERSFCRTIETLVDIFQEYPDEVEYIFKPSCVPLMRCAGCCGDEGLECVPVDVYNVTMEIMRIKPHQSQHISHMSFLQHSKCDCRPKKDVKNKQEKWSQKLRSDGPSFIPQTWTLHDPWPWQSLLMLFPESGKSRRVCAAGMDSSTQNGGCQRRCYSHPSKVSWSPLNHRQEVR, from the exons TTGTCGAAAGCTGCGCCCGCTCTGGGGGATGGGGAGCGGAAACCCAATGAAG TTATCAAATTCCTGGAAGTCTACGAACGCAGCTTCTGCAGGACTATTGAGACCCTGGTGGACATTTTCCAGGAGTACCCTGATGAGGTGGAGTACATATTCAAGCCATCCTGTGTGCCTCTGATGAGATGTGCGGGTTGCTGCGGCGATGAGGGCCTAGAATGTGTCCCTGTGGATGTGTACAACGTCACAATGGAG ATCATGAGAATTAAACCCCATCAGAGTCAGCACATATCACACATGAGCTTCTTACAGCACAGTAAATGTGACTGCAG ACCAAAGAAAGATgtcaaaaacaaacaagaaaa GTGGTCACAGAAACTCAGATCTGATGGTCCTTCCTTCATACCCCAGACATGGACCTTGCATGACCCATGGCCATGGCAGTCACTCCTAATGCTTTTTCCCGAGTCAGGGAAGTCCCGTcgtgtctgtgctgctggaatGGATTCAAG TACTCAGAATGGAGGCTGCCAGAGGAGATGTTACAGTCATCCAAGTAAGGTCTCCTGGAGTCCTCTGAACCACAGGCAGGAGGTGAGGTGA
- the VEGFA gene encoding vascular endothelial growth factor A, long form isoform X1 → MNFLLTWIHWGLAALLYLQSAELSKAAPALGDGERKPNEVIKFLEVYERSFCRTIETLVDIFQEYPDEVEYIFKPSCVPLMRCAGCCGDEGLECVPVDVYNVTMEIMRIKPHQSQHISHMSFLQHSKCDCRPKKDVKNKQEKWSQKLRSDGPSFIPQTWTLHDPWPWQSLLMLFPESGKSRRVCAAGMDSRCSPHSPLPSSWGVSGYCKLLPFFIINFFLAA, encoded by the exons TTGTCGAAAGCTGCGCCCGCTCTGGGGGATGGGGAGCGGAAACCCAATGAAG TTATCAAATTCCTGGAAGTCTACGAACGCAGCTTCTGCAGGACTATTGAGACCCTGGTGGACATTTTCCAGGAGTACCCTGATGAGGTGGAGTACATATTCAAGCCATCCTGTGTGCCTCTGATGAGATGTGCGGGTTGCTGCGGCGATGAGGGCCTAGAATGTGTCCCTGTGGATGTGTACAACGTCACAATGGAG ATCATGAGAATTAAACCCCATCAGAGTCAGCACATATCACACATGAGCTTCTTACAGCACAGTAAATGTGACTGCAG ACCAAAGAAAGATgtcaaaaacaaacaagaaaa GTGGTCACAGAAACTCAGATCTGATGGTCCTTCCTTCATACCCCAGACATGGACCTTGCATGACCCATGGCCATGGCAGTCACTCCTAATGCTTTTTCCCGAGTCAGGGAAGTCCCGTcgtgtctgtgctgctggaatGGATTCAAGGTGCAGCCCCcattctccccttccctcttcctgGGGTGTTTCTGGTTACTGCAAATTGCTGCCtttctttattattaatttttttcttgctgcttgA